In Agromyces archimandritae, one genomic interval encodes:
- a CDS encoding solute symporter family protein: MTFHFEAATTAGNPWLNIGIFAAFVAITLVIVFRASRNNKTASDYYAAGRSFTGGQNGMAISGDYLSAASFLGICGAIAVNGYDGFLYSIGFLVAWLVALLLVAELLRNTGKFTMADVLSFRLKQRPVRIAAALSTLVVCFFYLLAQMAGAGGLVSLLLGINEKVGQGVVIAVVGGLMILYVLIGGMKGTTWVQIIKACLLVAGAAVMTVWVLALNGFNFSELLERAVETANNPAVLNPGLQYGLSDITKVDFLSLGLALVLGTAALPHVLMRFYTVPTAKEARKSVVWAIWIIGIFYVFTLVLGYGAAALIGAEKIKAAPGGANSAAPLLAFELGGPFLLGLISAIAFATILAVVAGLTITAAASFSHDIYASVVKKGKPAPGAEVKVARRTVVVIGIVAIIGGIGANGQNIAFLVALAFAVAASANLPTIIYSLFWKRFTTRGALWSIYGGLISAIVLIAFSPVVSGGASSMIPGVDFHFVPLSNPGIISIPLAFFLGWLGTVTDKTKEDPEKQAEMEVRSLTGVGAEKATDH, translated from the coding sequence ATGACGTTCCACTTCGAGGCGGCCACGACCGCCGGCAACCCGTGGCTGAACATCGGCATCTTCGCCGCGTTCGTCGCGATCACCCTGGTGATCGTGTTCCGGGCGAGCCGCAACAACAAGACCGCGAGCGACTACTACGCAGCCGGCCGCTCCTTCACGGGCGGCCAGAACGGCATGGCGATCTCGGGCGACTATCTCTCCGCGGCGTCGTTCCTCGGCATCTGCGGTGCGATCGCCGTCAACGGCTACGACGGCTTCCTGTACTCGATCGGCTTCCTCGTGGCCTGGCTCGTCGCGCTCCTGCTCGTCGCCGAGCTGCTGCGCAACACGGGCAAGTTCACGATGGCCGACGTCCTGTCGTTCCGTCTGAAGCAGCGTCCGGTGCGCATCGCCGCGGCCCTGTCGACGCTCGTCGTCTGCTTCTTCTACCTGCTCGCGCAGATGGCGGGAGCCGGCGGTCTGGTTTCGCTGCTGCTCGGCATCAACGAAAAGGTCGGCCAGGGCGTCGTCATCGCCGTCGTCGGCGGCCTGATGATCCTCTACGTGCTCATCGGCGGCATGAAGGGCACCACCTGGGTGCAGATCATCAAGGCCTGCCTGCTGGTGGCCGGTGCGGCTGTCATGACCGTGTGGGTGCTCGCCCTGAACGGCTTCAACTTCTCCGAGCTCCTGGAGCGCGCGGTCGAGACGGCGAACAACCCCGCCGTGCTGAACCCGGGCCTGCAGTACGGCCTGAGCGATATCACGAAGGTCGACTTCCTCTCGCTGGGCCTCGCCCTCGTGCTCGGCACCGCGGCGCTGCCGCACGTGCTCATGCGCTTCTATACGGTGCCGACGGCCAAGGAGGCCCGCAAGTCGGTCGTGTGGGCGATCTGGATCATCGGCATCTTCTACGTGTTCACCCTCGTGCTCGGCTACGGCGCGGCGGCCCTCATCGGCGCCGAGAAGATCAAGGCGGCGCCCGGCGGTGCGAACTCGGCGGCACCGCTGCTCGCGTTCGAGCTCGGCGGCCCGTTCCTGCTCGGCCTGATCTCGGCGATCGCCTTCGCGACGATCCTCGCGGTCGTCGCCGGCCTCACGATCACCGCCGCGGCGAGCTTCTCGCACGACATCTATGCGAGCGTCGTGAAGAAGGGCAAGCCCGCTCCGGGCGCCGAGGTCAAGGTCGCCCGCCGCACGGTCGTCGTCATCGGCATCGTCGCGATCATCGGCGGCATCGGCGCGAACGGGCAGAACATCGCCTTCCTCGTGGCCCTCGCCTTCGCGGTGGCGGCCTCGGCGAACCTGCCGACGATCATCTACTCGCTGTTCTGGAAGCGCTTCACCACCCGCGGCGCGCTCTGGAGCATCTACGGCGGACTGATCTCGGCGATCGTGCTCATCGCGTTCTCGCCGGTCGTCTCCGGCGGCGCATCGTCGATGATCCCCGGCGTCGACTTCCACTTCGTGCCGCTGTCGAACCCGGGCATCATCTCGATCCCGCTGGCGTTCTTCCTCGGCTGGCTCGGAACCGTCACCGACAAGACGAAGGAAGACCCCGAGAAGCAGGCCGAGATGGAGGTCCGCTCCCTCACGGGCGTCGGCGCCGAGAAGGCGACCGACCACTAA
- a CDS encoding DUF485 domain-containing protein produces the protein MGNEALSAEETESVDFGAVQKSEEFQTLRSRHRKFVFPVLAVCLVWYLLYVVLAGWATDFMSTPVFGHVNIGIILGLAQVVTTFAVTMWYVSYANKKLDPIAADIRNEIEDEIEQEAGR, from the coding sequence ATGGGCAATGAAGCCCTGAGCGCGGAGGAGACCGAGTCGGTCGACTTCGGCGCCGTCCAGAAATCCGAGGAGTTCCAGACCCTGCGGAGCCGCCACCGGAAGTTCGTCTTCCCCGTGCTCGCCGTGTGCCTGGTCTGGTACCTCCTCTACGTGGTCCTCGCCGGGTGGGCGACCGACTTCATGTCGACCCCCGTCTTCGGCCACGTGAACATCGGCATCATCCTCGGCCTGGCCCAGGTCGTCACGACCTTCGCCGTGACGATGTGGTACGTGAGCTACGCGAACAAGAAGCTCGACCCGATCGCCGCTGACATCCGCAACGAGATCGAGGACGAGATCGAACAGGAGGCGGGTCGATGA
- a CDS encoding sensor histidine kinase: MPESMMLAAAIGVAAGAAAVGLVLLLRRIVLASKDLGTEAEQATYQTLHLASRAAKHLRGGLAGADAARASRHLRTLLEAETLAIADAEGVVTIDGDEALRAAATRLARDIVASGKQRVDRRIPTPHGETDAVAAPVFAGQRTVGAIIAFASPVRAGLVRATGEVADWVAAQVELAELDANRAALAEAELRALRSQISPHFIYNSLNAIASFIITDPAKARELVLEFADFTRYSFRRQGDFTTVAEELRSIDSYLRLERARFGDRLRVTLQIAPEVLSTVIPFLSIQPLVENAVRHGLEAKEGGGRITITAEDAAAFAHISVEDDGVGIDPDIAERVLAGGSPGEHVGLRNVDARLRQVYGDEHGLVVETNLGAGTLVRMRVPKAHPARASEASTGPVRRMRD; this comes from the coding sequence ATGCCCGAGTCGATGATGCTCGCCGCCGCCATCGGCGTCGCCGCCGGTGCGGCCGCGGTCGGGCTCGTGCTGCTGCTTCGGCGCATCGTGCTGGCTTCGAAGGATCTCGGCACCGAGGCCGAGCAGGCCACCTACCAGACGCTGCACCTCGCATCCCGCGCCGCGAAGCACCTGCGCGGCGGCCTCGCCGGCGCCGACGCCGCCCGCGCGAGCCGGCACCTCCGCACCCTGCTCGAGGCCGAGACCCTCGCCATCGCCGACGCCGAGGGGGTCGTCACCATCGACGGCGACGAGGCCCTCCGGGCGGCGGCGACCCGCCTGGCACGCGACATCGTCGCAAGCGGCAAGCAGCGGGTGGATCGGCGCATCCCCACCCCCCACGGCGAGACCGACGCCGTCGCCGCCCCCGTGTTCGCGGGCCAGCGGACCGTCGGAGCGATCATCGCGTTCGCCTCCCCCGTTCGGGCCGGCCTCGTCAGGGCGACCGGCGAGGTCGCCGACTGGGTCGCCGCCCAGGTCGAACTCGCCGAGCTCGACGCGAACCGGGCCGCCCTCGCCGAAGCCGAACTGCGCGCGCTGCGCTCGCAGATCAGCCCGCACTTCATCTACAACTCGCTGAACGCCATCGCCTCGTTCATCATCACCGACCCGGCGAAGGCCCGCGAGCTCGTCCTCGAATTCGCGGATTTCACCCGGTACTCGTTCCGCCGGCAGGGCGACTTCACGACCGTCGCCGAAGAGCTGCGATCCATCGACAGCTACCTGCGCCTGGAACGGGCCCGTTTCGGCGACCGGCTGCGGGTCACCCTCCAGATCGCGCCCGAAGTGCTCTCGACCGTCATCCCATTCCTGTCGATCCAGCCCCTCGTCGAGAACGCCGTACGCCACGGCCTCGAGGCCAAGGAGGGCGGCGGCCGCATCACGATCACCGCAGAGGACGCGGCCGCGTTCGCCCACATCAGCGTCGAGGACGACGGCGTCGGCATCGACCCCGACATCGCCGAACGGGTGCTGGCCGGCGGATCCCCCGGCGAGCACGTCGGCCTCCGCAACGTCGACGCCCGGCTCCGGCAGGTCTACGGCGACGAGCACGGCCTCGTCGTCGAGACCAACCTCGGCGCCGGCACCCTCGTGCGGATGCGAGTGCCGAAGGCCCACCCGGCACGCGCCTCCGAAGCATCCACCGGCCCGGTGCGGCGAATGCGAGACTGA
- a CDS encoding LytR/AlgR family response regulator transcription factor has translation MISVLIADDEQPAIDELAYLLGHDARIGTIHQAPSGAEAVRLLTREPVDAAFLDIHMPGLSGFDLARALQRFEQRPALVFVTADEEGALEAFDLAAVDYLLKPVRAERLERSVTRIVESLGQPARAEPPAPNDMIAVTLGGTVRMIRRDEVRYAQAQGDYTRLHTDDASYLVRIPISDLERQWADAGFVRVHRSYLVSLAAVSRLRLTGERACLVVGQVELPVSRRLLPGLRERLGSATIRPRS, from the coding sequence ATGATCTCCGTCCTCATCGCCGACGACGAGCAGCCCGCGATCGACGAGCTCGCGTACCTGCTCGGCCACGACGCACGGATCGGCACGATCCACCAGGCCCCGAGCGGCGCCGAAGCGGTGCGCCTGCTCACCCGCGAACCCGTCGACGCGGCCTTCCTCGACATCCACATGCCCGGCCTGTCGGGCTTCGACCTCGCCCGGGCGCTGCAGCGCTTCGAGCAGCGCCCCGCGCTCGTCTTCGTCACCGCCGACGAAGAGGGCGCCCTCGAAGCGTTCGACCTCGCCGCCGTCGACTACCTGCTGAAGCCCGTGCGCGCCGAACGCCTCGAACGCTCCGTGACGCGCATCGTCGAATCGCTCGGCCAGCCCGCCCGGGCCGAACCGCCCGCGCCGAACGACATGATCGCCGTCACCCTCGGCGGCACGGTGCGCATGATCCGGCGCGACGAGGTGCGCTACGCGCAAGCGCAGGGCGACTACACCCGCCTGCACACCGACGACGCCAGCTACCTCGTGCGCATTCCGATCTCCGACCTCGAACGGCAGTGGGCCGACGCCGGCTTCGTGCGCGTGCACCGCTCATACCTCGTCTCGCTGGCGGCCGTGTCACGGCTCCGGCTCACGGGCGAACGCGCGTGCCTCGTCGTCGGGCAGGTCGAACTGCCGGTGAGCCGGCGCCTGCTGCCGGGGCTGCGGGAGCGGCTCGGCTCGGCCACGATCCGCCCGCGGTCATGA
- a CDS encoding DUF485 domain-containing protein: protein MSGGAGADAGAGAGPGTGGADASGADAGRQRAPASTRVRITAPRQRPAPVPYGPASASIGPDSSDVQGIFVRSLIRSQLRLALVFAIGFVVATALFVTGIVLVPDLGHSYLAGVPISWLLLGFGVYPLVITVGWLYVRLANRNEARYRALSEDA from the coding sequence ATGAGCGGCGGGGCGGGCGCGGATGCCGGCGCGGGCGCCGGGCCGGGCACCGGGGGTGCGGATGCTTCGGGTGCGGATGCCGGGCGGCAGCGCGCTCCGGCATCCACTCGCGTCCGCATCACCGCACCCAGGCAGCGGCCCGCGCCCGTCCCGTACGGCCCGGCCTCGGCATCCATCGGCCCCGACTCCAGCGATGTGCAGGGCATCTTCGTGCGCTCGCTCATCCGCTCGCAGCTGCGCCTCGCGCTCGTCTTCGCGATCGGCTTCGTCGTGGCCACGGCCCTGTTCGTGACCGGCATCGTGCTCGTGCCCGATCTCGGCCACAGCTACCTCGCCGGCGTACCGATCTCGTGGCTGCTGCTCGGCTTCGGGGTCTACCCCCTCGTCATCACCGTCGGCTGGCTGTACGTGCGGCTCGCGAACCGCAACGAGGCGAGGTACCGGGCCCTCTCGGAGGACGCATGA
- a CDS encoding cation acetate symporter encodes MNAGIGYAAIALVAVATALIGFYGLRVSRTTGDFYVASRTVRPWWNASAIGGEYLSAASFLGIAGLILLTGADAMWFPIGYTAGYLMLLLFVAAPLRRSGAYTIPDFTEARLGSRPARLVTSGLVIVIGWFYIVPQLQGAALTVRIATGLPSWAGSLAVAVIVAIVVAAGGMRSITFVQAFQFWLKLSALAVPVVFILIVTGTGGGAVSLPPALAFAPEAGPAGMDVYRTVSLMVALLLGTLGLPHVLVRFYTNPDGVAARRTTVIVLCLLSVFYLFPTAFGLLGRAFAPDLATPGDADALTLLLPGRLVPGPWGDLLTAFVIAGAFGAFLSTSSGLVVSLAGVISQDVLGGSIRGFRIAAVASSLVPLAVSLVTESSGLAAGVGLVFAFTASTLAPVLILGIWWRGLTARGAIAGMLTGGSLSGLAILAGPAIWAHAPVLRGFLEQPAAWTVPLAVLVTVAVSRADPRGVPRGADAFLVRVHVPEAR; translated from the coding sequence ATGAACGCCGGGATCGGGTATGCGGCGATCGCCCTCGTCGCCGTCGCGACCGCCCTCATCGGCTTCTACGGGCTGCGGGTCTCGCGCACCACCGGCGACTTCTACGTCGCCAGCCGCACCGTCCGGCCCTGGTGGAACGCGTCGGCGATCGGCGGCGAATACCTCTCGGCGGCCTCGTTCCTCGGCATCGCCGGTCTCATCCTGCTGACCGGGGCGGATGCCATGTGGTTCCCCATCGGCTACACGGCCGGATACCTCATGCTGCTGCTCTTCGTCGCCGCGCCCCTCCGACGAAGCGGCGCCTACACGATCCCCGACTTCACCGAGGCCAGGCTCGGCTCGCGTCCGGCCCGCCTCGTCACCAGCGGCCTCGTCATCGTCATCGGCTGGTTCTACATCGTGCCGCAGCTGCAGGGCGCCGCCCTCACCGTGCGGATCGCGACCGGGCTGCCGTCGTGGGCCGGCTCCCTCGCCGTCGCCGTCATCGTCGCGATCGTCGTCGCCGCCGGCGGCATGCGATCCATCACCTTCGTGCAGGCGTTCCAGTTCTGGCTGAAGCTCAGCGCGCTCGCGGTGCCCGTCGTGTTCATCCTCATCGTCACCGGCACCGGCGGCGGGGCCGTGTCGCTTCCGCCCGCGCTCGCCTTCGCGCCCGAGGCCGGGCCGGCCGGCATGGACGTCTACCGCACCGTCTCGCTCATGGTCGCCCTGCTCCTCGGAACCCTCGGACTGCCGCACGTGCTCGTCCGCTTCTACACGAACCCCGACGGCGTCGCCGCCCGCCGCACCACCGTCATCGTCCTGTGCCTGCTGTCGGTGTTCTACCTCTTCCCCACCGCGTTCGGTCTCCTCGGCCGCGCGTTCGCACCCGACCTCGCCACCCCCGGCGACGCCGACGCCCTCACCCTGCTGCTGCCGGGGCGCCTCGTACCCGGGCCGTGGGGCGACCTGCTGACCGCGTTCGTCATCGCCGGCGCGTTCGGCGCGTTCCTGTCGACGTCTTCGGGGCTCGTGGTCTCGCTCGCCGGGGTCATCAGCCAGGACGTGCTCGGCGGATCCATCCGCGGATTCCGCATCGCCGCCGTCGCCAGCTCGCTCGTGCCGCTCGCCGTGTCGCTCGTGACGGAGTCGAGCGGGCTCGCCGCCGGCGTCGGCCTGGTGTTCGCGTTCACGGCATCCACCCTCGCGCCCGTGCTGATCCTCGGCATCTGGTGGCGGGGCCTCACCGCCCGCGGCGCGATCGCCGGCATGCTCACCGGGGGGTCGCTGTCGGGGCTCGCGATCCTCGCCGGCCCCGCGATCTGGGCGCACGCACCCGTGCTGCGCGGCTTCCTGGAGCAACCGGCGGCGTGGACGGTGCCGCTGGCCGTGCTCGTGACCGTCGCCGTCTCGCGCGCCGACCCGCGCGGCGTGCCGCGGGGCGCGGACGCGTTCCTCGTGCGGGTACACGTGCCGGAGGCGCGGTAG